GTGTGTGTAATCAGTTAGTTACGTAACACTTGAAGGAAAACGTTGGGACAGTAGTAATATCAGCCTTTTTCGGCTTGCCGACCTCTGATACAGAAGTCACTTTATGCTTGTTACACAATTTTCTCAGATGAGCTTCAAGTGTACTACCCACTAATACCGCAGCTGAGTCCTTGTATCCTCTTTCTTCAAGGTGAGCGGCCATTTCTAAGTAATCGGCAAACAAGTCAGAACGTATGATTTCCTCATGAGATTTTAGGTAATCATTCTCAATGTCCAAGAGTAGGGCCTTCGCAACACCAATTTGTTCAGCTGTATGATCATATGTGGTGTAACTCCCTTTCTTGCTGATTTCCACAACCTGTTTGAAGTAAACAGAACCTCGGCCGGCAATTCTTTCAATTGCTGCCATACATCGCGCTTGCAGGGCTGCTATCTGAGTGGGAGAAATCACATCAGAGGCATCATCGAACCTTGATCTTGAAAGAGCTCCTTCATATTCAGCAATAATAGAACTAAGCTGTTTTTTGAACATTTTAGTCATTGACTTGCCTTTTTTCTGGGGTTTCCTCCCGCGCTATAATAATAAAGCTAGATTAAGTCGAGACTTCTCCTTTTCTATAATCGCTCCCCTCAATGAAAAGCGGGGTGCACATCTCGTAAAGCCTAGAAACTATCCTCTCCCCCACCCTCTCCTCAAGTATTTCCGTTTTATTCTTGGATCTTTTAGGCAGTGACTCCTTGGCCACGTAGTTGGTGGTAACAAGGGTTTTCTTCGAGGAATTATAGCGCTTGGAGATGAGCTGATCGAGGATGTTCCGCTCCCATTCGGAGCTTTTGCCCTTCCCCATTTCGTCTATAACCAGAATTTCCGCGTTTATTAGCGGCCCTATTATCTCGTTTTCGGGAATTCCCTCGGAATAGGCTTTCCGCAGGTCTCCAAGCAGAAAGAAAAAATCGGTAAACACACATTCAACGGCTTTCTGGAGGGTAAGCTCCGCTATGGCCCCTACTGCTAGGCGTGTTTTGCCAACCCCCGGACCTCCCATAAGCAGAAAGCCTTTTTTATCCGGGTACTTGTCAACAAACGATTTCACATATTCCATCGCCGTATACTGACTCCTTGAGTCTTGGTCGCGGAGGTCTATATCGTCTGAACGCAGAACACCCGCGTACTTCGATGGAATTTTCGCGTTGTTGTATCGCCTTACCTTAAGTCTCGTTATTCCGCAGAGCCCGCAGCGCTCAAGATACCTGTAGCCCCTTTCATTCACCAAGAATACCGTTCCAGACCCCCCGCAGTTATTACATTCGGAGATGCAGTCGCAGACTTGCATGCGGGCGTACTGACCGTTCTCAGGGGAAATCATGTAACCCCTGCCGGAACATTCCCGGCAACCGGTCGCCTTGCGCCGTTTCTGAGATCCTACAGCCATACTATCATCTCACTTCATCGTGAAAACATTATTTATGCCGAAAGTCTCGCATACGATTTCATCCCTGAAAGCGTTAAGGGTTTTCCTCCTGACATCCTCGTCGTAGAGTTTCGCCTCGGCGGGAAGCTTGCTTAGTGCGGCATCTGTTATCTGCTTTTGCCTCTCGGTGGAAAGACCTGAGAAAACATCCCCAATGAAATCCCGCCACAACAAATCAAACTGTTTGTATATGTTAGCGGACCCCGCACCGTCCGTCTCTC
Above is a genomic segment from Candidatus Dadabacteria bacterium containing:
- a CDS encoding ATP-binding protein — protein: MAVGSQKRRKATGCRECSGRGYMISPENGQYARMQVCDCISECNNCGGSGTVFLVNERGYRYLERCGLCGITRLKVRRYNNAKIPSKYAGVLRSDDIDLRDQDSRSQYTAMEYVKSFVDKYPDKKGFLLMGGPGVGKTRLAVGAIAELTLQKAVECVFTDFFFLLGDLRKAYSEGIPENEIIGPLINAEILVIDEMGKGKSSEWERNILDQLISKRYNSSKKTLVTTNYVAKESLPKRSKNKTEILEERVGERIVSRLYEMCTPLFIEGSDYRKGEVST